ATTGATGATAAATCTGGAAAAGCATTATTAAAACAAAGATGGGCAGGAATTATTGATACTGTTGGAGGAAATCCTCTATCAACTGGAATAAGAACTCTTAAATATGGTGGAACTATAACTAGTTGTGGAAATATAGCTGGAGGAGATATTCCAAATGCCAATGTTTACCCTTTCATTTTAAGAGGAGTTAGATTTATAGGTATTGACTCTGTTCAATGTCCTATGGAAAAAAGAGTTGCTGTATGGGAAAAATTAGCAATGGAATGGAAAGGTACTAACTTAGAATCTGGTATAACAGAAGTTCCTTTGGAAGAAATTTCACAAAAAGTAGATGACATGCTTGCAGGAAAAATTATAGGAAGAGTCATTTTAAAACACAATTAATATACTCTTAGAAGATATTATTTTTATCTTTTAACATAAAGCCAATCACTTTAGAAAGAACTTAAGAAATTAAGTTCTTTTTAAATTACTTGCAAAATTTATAAATCAATGGTAAACTGATATATATTAGTATCAATTAGTATCAGTTAAAGGGAGGTAATATGGAAACAACTTTATTTTTTAATCTAATCAATGATAATGATTTTTTCAACCTTAAAAAATTAAAATATAAATACTCAGAGAAAGAGGTTTCTAACTGTATAGATATATTAAAATCAACTATGTTTAGAGAAATAGAATTAAAAGATTTTACTGAGAATAATTTTGTTTTTATACCAAGTAAAGTTTCCCTAAATATTAACTGTATAAAAAATTTGATAAAACCAAATTTAACAGAATATAATTATGGATTTAATGCAATGAATGAAGAAATTTATTCTACTTTAGAAATAGAAAATATACATTCAGAAAGAAAAAACATTGAAAATGTTTTAAATGGCTATGCTATTAGTGGCAATAGAGATAATCACATAATGGGAATAAAAAATGCTCTTGATTTTATAAGTGATAATTCAAATAAGATAAACAAGGAGAATTTAAAGACTTTATATGATTTAGCAATTGGAAATTATTTACAAGGGGAAAGCAAGCTTTTAGAGGGTCACTTCTATCGTCACGATAAAGTATTTGTTGTTGGAGGAAAAGAGGTTCACCAAGGATTAGCCTATGAAAAATTACCTGAATACATGGACAAATTTATAAAATTTATCAATGATAAATCAGATATAGATGATTTTATAAAATCTGTAATTATACATTTTTATTTAGCATATATTCATCCTTACTTTGATGGCAACGGAAGAATGGCAAGATTATTACATTTATGGTTTTTAGTTCAAAAGGGATATCCTACTTCTCTATTTGTATCCTTTTCAAAGCATATAAATCATAGTAAAAAGAAATATTATAAAGCTTTTCAAATTATAGAAGAAAATCAAAAAATGTCAAAGGTTATTGATGTAACACCTTTTATAAATTATTTTATAGAAAATGTATATAATAAACTGGAATTTAGTGGAAATGAAGAAAGTGTCTTTGATATATTTTTAGAAAAATTAAATGCAGGGGAAATAACCTTAAAGGAAAAGGAACTTTGGAACTTTGTTATATCTCACTATGGGAAAAATGAATTCACAACAAAGGAATTAGAAAAAACCTTTGGAAATGCAGCTTACGCCACTATTCGTTCCTTTGTATTAAAATTTGAAAGTTTTGGACTCTTAGGAAGTCAAAAATATAAAAACAGAAATAAATATTTTATAAAATAAGTAAATGGAGGTATTATGATTTTTAAAGGTTTTAAATTTGGAATGTTACTTCAATTAGCTGTTGGTCCTGTTTGTTTATTTATTTTTAACACTGCTATTTCTTCTGGATTTTTATTTTCAGAGTTTGGAGTTTTAGGGGTAGTTTTCACAGATGCTCTATTTATATTATTAGCTATTTTAGGTGTTGGAAAAATTCTTGAAAAATCCAAGAGAATTAAACAGTTCATAAGCTGTTTTGGAGGAGGAATTTTAATTGTTTTTGGTCTAAGCTTTATATTATCCTCCTTTGGAATTTCTATTTTGCCAAACATCAATCTTTTAAAAGAAGTTACATCTAAAAACATATTTTTAAAAGCAGTTATACTTACAGGTTCTAACCCTTTAGGTATTATATTTTGGGCAGGAGTATTTTCCACTAAAATAATAGAAGAAAATATTACTAAAAAAAATGTTTATTTTTTTGGAATAGGAGCTTGTCTCTCAACTTTATTTTTTTTAACTTTAGTTGC
The nucleotide sequence above comes from Fusobacterium sp. IOR10. Encoded proteins:
- a CDS encoding Fic family protein: METTLFFNLINDNDFFNLKKLKYKYSEKEVSNCIDILKSTMFREIELKDFTENNFVFIPSKVSLNINCIKNLIKPNLTEYNYGFNAMNEEIYSTLEIENIHSERKNIENVLNGYAISGNRDNHIMGIKNALDFISDNSNKINKENLKTLYDLAIGNYLQGESKLLEGHFYRHDKVFVVGGKEVHQGLAYEKLPEYMDKFIKFINDKSDIDDFIKSVIIHFYLAYIHPYFDGNGRMARLLHLWFLVQKGYPTSLFVSFSKHINHSKKKYYKAFQIIEENQKMSKVIDVTPFINYFIENVYNKLEFSGNEESVFDIFLEKLNAGEITLKEKELWNFVISHYGKNEFTTKELEKTFGNAAYATIRSFVLKFESFGLLGSQKYKNRNKYFIK
- a CDS encoding LysE family translocator, whose translation is MIFKGFKFGMLLQLAVGPVCLFIFNTAISSGFLFSEFGVLGVVFTDALFILLAILGVGKILEKSKRIKQFISCFGGGILIVFGLSFILSSFGISILPNINLLKEVTSKNIFLKAVILTGSNPLGIIFWAGVFSTKIIEENITKKNVYFFGIGACLSTLFFLTLVALGGSLVTNFLPENIITILNIAVGMILIVFGLKSLKKS